One window of Siniperca chuatsi isolate FFG_IHB_CAS linkage group LG19, ASM2008510v1, whole genome shotgun sequence genomic DNA carries:
- the bhlhe22 gene encoding class E basic helix-loop-helix protein 22 encodes MDRRMNLSGGAGDIFHKTLSAVSTKKIDPFRSSAGIELPARDRQSPISCFDQTDPDPIQPGGLAGGRGGPLGLPTGSLCVNYGESANRTSVAESSGGEQSPDDDSDGRCDMVLLADGRTVAAGKGEGGKKTKEQKTLRLNINARERRRMHDLNDALDELRAVIPYAHSPSVRKLSKIATLLLAKNYILMQAQALEEMRRLVAYLNQGQAISAASIPATTALAAPGLGAYDQPPGYPFSTGVAASSCPDKCALFNNATSSLCKQCTDKP; translated from the coding sequence ATGGACAGAAGGATGAATTTGAGCGGCGGCGcaggggacatttttcacaaaactCTCAGCGCCGTGTCCACTAAAAAAATTGACCCTTTCAGGTCGTCGGCCGGCATTGAACTACCAGCCAGAGACCGCCAGTCACCGATCAGCTGCTTTGACCAGACCGATCCAGACCCGATTCAGCCGGGAGGACTGGCAGGAGGTAGAGGGGGGCCACTGGGTCTGCCGACCGGATCTTTGTGCGTTAATTATGGTGAGAGCGCCAACAGGACCTCGGTGGCGGAGAGCAGCGGCGGAGAGCAGAGTCCCGACGATGACAGTGACGGCAGGTGTGACATGGTCCTTCTGGCCGACGGGCGGACGGTGGCCGCGGGGAAAGGAGAAGGAGGTAAGAAAACCAAAGAGCAGAAAACACTGCGGCTAAACATCAATGCCAGAGAAAGACGACGGATGCACGATCTGAACGACGCGCTGGATGAGCTCAGAGCGGTCATTCCTTACGCGCACAGTCCGTCAGTGCGGAAACTCTCCAAAATTGCCACTTTGCTGCTCGCAAAAAACTACATCCTCATGCAGGCGCAGGCACTGGAGGAGATGCGGAGGCTAGTGGCGTATCTCAACCAGGGCCAAGCCATCTCTGCTGCCTCGATACCGGCTACCACTGCCCTCGCAGCTCCCGGCTTGGGCGCGTACGACCAGCCGCCTGGATATCCCTTTTCCACCGGAGTGGCTGCGTCCTCCTGCCCCGATAAATGTGCCCTATTCAACAACGCGACCTCCAGCCTCTGCAAACAGTGCACTGACAAGCCTTAA